A genome region from Lytechinus pictus isolate F3 Inbred chromosome 16, Lp3.0, whole genome shotgun sequence includes the following:
- the LOC129278895 gene encoding solute carrier family 2, facilitated glucose transporter member 1-like, with the protein MEFGYNIGVITGPSPFIQQFFNDTLFERSGEEPSENSLTWLWAATVSIYCVGGGLGALAGGYWADKFGRNRGLLYNNFISILAAILMGCCYSANSPEMLIIGRFVIGFSVGISLTIVPMYLAEISPFNLRGAITVTHQLLITIGILLGQCLGFFAFYNDSTWSIVLGLTGITTIIEFIMLPFCPESPRWLLIRKNDEEKAVKALQQLRGRDNVGDEIVEMKREHENESSVERIGVFDLVCLRDRSWMLPLIICVVVHVGQQLSGINAIIFYSTELYDAAGMSESEVAYATVGFGTLNVCVTIVSVLVVERAGRRPLLLYPFGVIALWLIGLTVSLALQSQYDWLKWLSLVFVYLYIITFAIGPAPLPYLVSAELWSQGPRPSAVSVSIQVNWWTNFIVQLTFPPMQGAIGEYIFLIYTICVVATTVFIYFYVPETRNRSFDEIVSAFRDRGMGKGNVELENRQ; encoded by the exons ATGGAATTCGGTTACAACATCGGTGTCATAACCGGACCGTCTCCA TTCATCCAGCAATTCTTCAATGATACACTCTTCGAACGGTCTGGTGAGGAGCCGAGTGAGAACAGTCTCACTTGGCTTTGGGCGGCCACCGTTTCTATCTACTGCGTCGGAGGGGGCCTGGGGGCTCTCGCTGGCGGCTACTGGGCTGATAAATTCGGCAG AAACCGTGGGCTCTTGTACAATAATTTTATCTCTAtcttggcggccattttgatggGATGCTGTTACTCGGCCAATTCACCGGAGATGCTCATCATCGGCCGTTTCGTCATTGGATTCAGCGTCG GTATATCGTTAACCATCGTACCCATGTATCTTGCTGAGATATCCCCTTTCAATTTGAGGGGCGCCATCACCGTCACACATCAGCTACTGATCACCATTGGTATTCTACTCGGACAG TGTCTTGGTTTCTTCGCATTCTACAACGATTCCACGTGGTCAATTGTACTAGGATTGACAGGAATCACTACAATCATCGAGTTCATCATGCTCCCGTTCTGCCCAGAGAGTCCAAGATGGCTACTCATCAGAAAGAATGACGAGGAAAAGGCGGTGAAag CCCTGCAGCAGCTCCGAGGGAGAGATAACGTTGGGGACGAGATTGTTGAAATGAAACGAGAGCACGAGAACGAGAGTAGCGTAGAACGGATCGGTGTGTTTGATCTTGTGTGTCTACGCGACCGCTCCTGGATGCTCCCCCTCATCATATGTGTCGTCGTACACGTAGGACAGCAACTGTCGGGAATCAATGCG ATCATCTTCTACTCGACCGAACTGTACGATGCAGCCGGAATGTCCGAGAGCGAGGTCGCTTACGCGACGGTGGGCTTTGGCACTCTCAACGTTTGCGTGACTATAGTCTCTGTATTGGTTGTCGAGAGGGCCGGGCGACGACCTCTCCTTCTCTATCCCTTCGGCGTCATCGCTCTGTGGCTCATCGGTCTTACTGTCTCCCTTGCTCTCCAG TCACAGTACGACTGGCTGAAGTGGTTAAGTTTGGTCTTCGTTTACCTCTACATCATCACCTTTGCAATCGGCCCCGCTCCTCTGCCTTACCTGGTCTCGGCCGAGCTCTGGTCGCAGGGTCCACGCCCTTCTGCTGTCAGTGTGTCCATTCAGGTCAACTGGTGGACCAACTTCATCGTCCAGCTGACCTTCCCGCCGATGCAG GGAGCTATCGGCGAGTACATCTTTCTCATCTACACCATCTGCGTGGTCGCTACCACCGTCTTCATCTATTTCTACGTCCCTGAGACCAGGAACCGAAGCTTTGATGAGATAGTTTCTGCCTTCCGTGACAGAGGGATGGGCAAGGGAAATGTAGAGCTAGAGAACCGTCAGTAG